From the genome of Candidatus Abyssobacteria bacterium SURF_5, one region includes:
- a CDS encoding DUF362 domain-containing protein has product MENKPLGNVVVTVERVAGAPAAAVANSFGRFPRIEGLLRSCEKVFIKVNAVYFHPHLHTSLDLIEAAVEYIKRVDSKKRIYLMENCSQGNFSRLCFSTIGLDALAKKLRVYCLYLDEEKSVKVMMRDGKNESEARFPQILYENLIVGRDKNLYLNMPVLKAHCQTQMTAGIKNQMGLLYDKDKARHHNHRLHQKLVDLLAFIRPDFTLVDALKVVARGPIPAVKYLPDLLNEKDVIVAGEDVVAVDAVCAKILGYDPVEVKHLSLAAAQGFGEGNLQNIRIEGQLPTCKERIPWEYNPHLPDSMKIVVGKGGACYEGCLGHLEQVAELLVNERQTPHDFDGLPLTIVTGRNLEDDQFNGLREPIIVLGKCACKEALERVRKQYIHVEPLNTCGRCDNIIALLAENLNVSVLDLSPLSRLEIYRQFLTGRLHGLRYKIPR; this is encoded by the coding sequence ATGGAGAATAAGCCGTTGGGAAATGTTGTTGTAACGGTTGAAAGAGTAGCCGGTGCGCCCGCCGCGGCCGTGGCCAATTCCTTTGGGCGATTCCCCCGAATCGAAGGATTGTTGCGGTCATGCGAAAAAGTCTTCATTAAAGTAAATGCGGTATACTTCCATCCGCATCTTCACACATCACTGGATCTCATTGAGGCGGCCGTCGAATATATAAAGAGGGTCGATTCAAAGAAGCGCATTTACTTGATGGAGAACTGCTCGCAGGGAAACTTCAGCCGGCTCTGTTTCTCCACAATCGGGCTGGACGCTCTAGCCAAGAAGCTTCGCGTTTATTGCCTGTATCTGGATGAGGAAAAATCGGTCAAGGTGATGATGCGGGATGGCAAGAACGAATCGGAAGCCCGATTCCCCCAGATTCTTTATGAGAACCTGATCGTTGGCCGCGACAAGAATCTTTACCTCAACATGCCCGTGTTGAAGGCTCACTGCCAGACCCAGATGACAGCAGGGATAAAGAACCAGATGGGCCTGCTGTATGATAAGGATAAGGCCCGACACCATAACCATCGGCTGCATCAGAAGCTTGTCGACCTGCTCGCGTTTATCAGACCTGATTTCACTCTTGTTGATGCCCTCAAAGTGGTCGCCAGAGGGCCTATTCCGGCAGTAAAGTATCTGCCCGACCTTCTCAACGAGAAAGATGTAATTGTGGCGGGGGAAGATGTCGTCGCGGTCGATGCCGTCTGCGCAAAAATTCTGGGGTATGATCCCGTCGAGGTTAAACACCTATCGCTGGCCGCCGCGCAAGGGTTTGGCGAGGGAAATTTGCAGAACATCCGGATCGAGGGACAATTGCCCACCTGCAAAGAAAGGATTCCCTGGGAATATAACCCGCATCTGCCGGACAGCATGAAGATTGTGGTCGGCAAAGGCGGCGCCTGTTACGAAGGATGCCTGGGCCATCTCGAGCAGGTGGCCGAATTGCTTGTGAATGAGCGGCAGACTCCACACGATTTTGACGGCCTGCCCCTGACGATTGTCACCGGCCGAAACCTTGAAGACGACCAGTTCAATGGACTGCGCGAGCCGATCATAGTGTTGGGAAAATGCGCCTGCAAGGAAGCGCTCGAGCGGGTCAGAAAACAGTACATCCATGTGGAGCCGCTCAATACATGCGGCCGCTGTGACAATATCATTGCGCTTCTTGCAGAAAATTTGAACGTGAGCGTGCTGGATCTGTCGCCTCTGAGCCGACTCGAGATTTACCGGCAGTTTCTGACGGGCCGCCTCCACGGTCTCCGCTACAAAATCCCGCGTTAA
- a CDS encoding DUF1285 domain-containing protein, with amino-acid sequence MSDSERAKRSKAVEVGKHIGTLHLREDAGSPYELRIDSEGRWFHGGVEIVRQDILQLFSRNLRRSKGGAYYVRLGRDEAPVVVDDVPFVVVRLEEDASGKLGLLLSDGVKERLKIKTLTFSRDNIPFCSVRGNLEAKFSRQAYYQLAAHIEYDEQSETYYVRSGGERRKLEIPIRK; translated from the coding sequence ATGAGCGACAGCGAGAGGGCGAAGCGCTCGAAGGCGGTCGAGGTTGGCAAACATATCGGTACGCTCCATCTACGGGAAGATGCCGGCAGCCCGTATGAACTGAGAATCGATTCGGAAGGCAGATGGTTCCATGGCGGAGTCGAGATTGTCCGCCAGGATATCCTGCAGCTCTTCTCAAGGAATCTGAGGCGATCGAAGGGCGGCGCGTACTATGTCCGGCTCGGGAGAGATGAAGCGCCGGTAGTCGTCGATGACGTCCCCTTTGTGGTGGTTCGCCTGGAAGAGGATGCTTCCGGGAAGCTGGGTCTTCTTTTGTCCGACGGCGTTAAAGAAAGGCTTAAGATCAAGACCCTCACCTTTTCCCGGGATAACATCCCCTTTTGCAGTGTGCGCGGGAACCTGGAGGCCAAGTTTTCGCGGCAGGCATATTACCAGCTTGCGGCCCATATCGAATATGACGAACAGAGCGAAACCTACTATGTACGCTCAGGCGGCGAGCGCAGAAAACTGGAAATTCCAATAAGAAAATGA
- a CDS encoding acetyl-CoA acetyltransferase — MSASIKDKVAIIGMGCSKFGERWESDASDLMVEAAYEAYEDAGIDPKDIEAAWLGTVQSGMTGQPAAAALKLDYVPITRVENACCTATDAFRNACYAVAAGIHDIVLAIGVEKLKDTGWTGLGGFGAPGSSMVDVNTPPPVQFALAATRYAHHYNVPMDELKKTLARIAVKNHKNGALNPKAHFQKEISLEQALKAPMVAWPLGLFDCCGVSDGSAAAILTTPELARKFRDDYVLVKGIGMAVGGQQGMLQDDYDFVHFEENVRASQMAYREADVKVPLEEIDMAMVHDCFTITELVITEDLGFAPRGKGPEYHEAGTFDKDGELAINIDGGLKCFGHPIGASGIRMIYEVYKQLQGKAGARQRKNPRLGLTHNLGGRPGSFTCTVAIFGKED, encoded by the coding sequence ATGAGTGCATCAATAAAAGACAAGGTCGCAATAATTGGAATGGGCTGCTCCAAGTTCGGCGAACGCTGGGAGAGCGACGCCAGTGACCTCATGGTCGAGGCGGCATATGAGGCCTATGAAGATGCGGGAATAGATCCGAAGGACATCGAAGCGGCATGGCTGGGGACGGTGCAATCCGGCATGACCGGCCAGCCGGCCGCGGCAGCCTTGAAACTGGATTATGTGCCGATCACCCGCGTTGAAAATGCGTGCTGCACGGCGACTGATGCGTTCCGGAACGCCTGCTATGCGGTTGCTGCCGGCATACACGACATCGTGCTTGCGATCGGTGTGGAAAAGCTGAAGGATACCGGCTGGACGGGACTCGGAGGTTTCGGCGCTCCCGGCAGCAGCATGGTCGATGTCAATACACCGCCCCCGGTACAGTTCGCACTTGCGGCGACGCGCTACGCGCACCATTACAACGTGCCAATGGACGAGCTCAAGAAGACGCTCGCGCGGATCGCGGTAAAGAACCACAAGAACGGAGCTTTAAACCCGAAGGCGCATTTCCAAAAAGAGATCTCACTCGAACAGGCATTGAAGGCGCCCATGGTGGCCTGGCCGCTTGGCTTGTTCGATTGCTGCGGAGTGAGTGACGGCTCGGCGGCCGCTATTCTCACCACCCCGGAGCTGGCGAGAAAGTTCAGGGACGATTACGTGCTTGTCAAAGGCATCGGGATGGCTGTCGGCGGCCAGCAAGGGATGCTTCAGGACGATTATGATTTCGTTCATTTCGAGGAAAATGTGCGGGCGTCGCAAATGGCATATCGCGAGGCCGACGTCAAGGTGCCGCTCGAAGAGATCGACATGGCGATGGTGCACGACTGCTTCACCATCACGGAGTTGGTCATCACGGAGGACCTTGGCTTTGCTCCGAGGGGGAAGGGCCCTGAATATCATGAGGCTGGAACCTTTGATAAGGACGGCGAGCTGGCCATTAACATTGATGGTGGCCTGAAATGTTTCGGGCATCCGATCGGAGCGAGCGGGATCCGAATGATTTATGAGGTATATAAACAGCTCCAGGGGAAGGCGGGAGCGCGCCAGCGCAAGAACCCCAGGCTGGGGTTGACGCACAACCTTGGCGGCAGGCCGGGTTCTTTCACCTGCACCGTGGCCATTTTCGGAAAGGAAGATTAG
- a CDS encoding sugar transferase: MQSLKIIANGMRFLAFWAIPGFYLLGASAVVSGQWENSLGLLLAATALLIVYVIWLLRLKGERYIKVKAFWERPLALLMLLFSFPLLLLTGLLIKLESPGPALYFQERIGMNSRRRERRCCSASGNPPPLRSERRHVDRRGRDFGGRPFIICKLRSMTADAECCIGAAWSSGDNDPRVTKIGYYIRKTHLDELPQLCNVLRGDMSLIGPRPERPDFITQLSTVVDGYRDRLVVPPGITGLSQVRKEQDQSVDDVVEKLRNDREYIDNVCFSLDVKIALNTVLLMGNLFWSAVRRRTIEKIEPKTPDIIFADNPRSDR; the protein is encoded by the coding sequence ATGCAATCCCTGAAAATAATCGCAAACGGAATGAGATTTCTCGCCTTCTGGGCGATCCCTGGATTCTATCTCCTCGGTGCAAGCGCCGTCGTGAGCGGGCAATGGGAAAACTCTCTCGGGCTCCTCCTGGCGGCAACGGCGCTTCTTATCGTTTACGTGATCTGGCTCCTCCGGCTCAAAGGAGAACGATATATCAAAGTCAAAGCCTTCTGGGAGCGCCCCCTCGCTCTGCTCATGCTCCTGTTCTCTTTCCCCTTGCTTCTACTTACAGGACTGCTCATCAAATTGGAGTCGCCGGGACCGGCCCTCTATTTTCAGGAACGCATCGGGATGAACAGCAGGAGGAGAGAACGACGGTGCTGCTCCGCCTCCGGCAATCCGCCTCCCCTTCGTTCGGAACGCAGGCACGTCGACCGTCGCGGGCGCGATTTTGGCGGGCGCCCTTTCATCATCTGCAAGCTGCGCTCGATGACGGCCGACGCCGAATGCTGCATTGGCGCCGCGTGGTCCTCCGGTGACAATGACCCGAGGGTCACGAAGATAGGGTACTACATTCGCAAGACTCATCTGGACGAACTGCCCCAACTATGTAATGTGCTGCGTGGCGACATGAGTCTCATCGGTCCGAGACCGGAAAGACCGGACTTCATAACTCAGCTTAGTACGGTCGTAGACGGTTACCGTGATCGACTCGTAGTTCCTCCTGGAATTACCGGCCTTTCGCAAGTGCGCAAGGAACAGGACCAGTCGGTCGACGACGTCGTCGAAAAGCTGCGAAATGACCGCGAGTACATCGACAATGTCTGTTTTTCGCTCGACGTGAAGATCGCGCTCAACACCGTATTGCTGATGGGGAACCTCTTCTGGAGCGCCGTCAGGCGCAGAACCATCGAGAAGATTGAGCCGAAAACTCCCGATATTATCTTTGCAGATAATCCCCGCTCAGACCGGTAG
- a CDS encoding hydroxymethylglutaryl-CoA synthase family protein, which yields MIGITAYGGYIPRLRLQRMAVFQAMGWFAPAIMMVAQGERSMCNWDEDSLTMSVAAARDCLVGMDKSKVDALYMASTTAPFADRQNSGIVATALNLKDNVLTADFTASQKTATTAMVTALEALKGGEKKSVLLTAADMRITKSAYFHEMWYGDGAASLLLGTENVIAECLGSYSVSYDFVDHYRGSMNKYDYNWEERWVRDEGYSKIIPEVVTGLLKKCNMSPADISKLVFPCFFKREHQGIAKGMGFKREQLVDNMHEVCGETGAAHALVMFISALEEAQPGDKILVASFGQGSDALLFQVTDKIKSLPPRQGIKGSLANRKEVDVYQKFLRFRDLMQTEMGIRAEAPTQTALTVLYRKRKFLLGFVGGECRKCGTRQIPSNDICVNPDCGSVKSQESVEFADTPAHIKTFTGDMLSVSVEPPNCYGMVQFEGGGRILADFSDCELGDLKVGKTVKMAFRKRYHDKERGFHGYFWKALPQAEA from the coding sequence ATGATCGGTATCACTGCATACGGAGGATACATCCCTCGTTTGAGACTGCAGCGGATGGCAGTCTTTCAGGCCATGGGATGGTTCGCCCCCGCCATCATGATGGTGGCCCAGGGCGAGCGTTCGATGTGCAATTGGGATGAAGACTCATTGACTATGTCGGTCGCCGCCGCCCGTGATTGCCTGGTGGGGATGGATAAGAGCAAAGTTGATGCGCTGTACATGGCCTCCACCACGGCCCCCTTTGCTGATCGGCAGAATTCGGGAATTGTAGCAACGGCCTTGAATCTCAAGGACAATGTTCTGACCGCCGACTTCACCGCTTCCCAAAAGACAGCGACGACGGCGATGGTGACTGCCCTTGAGGCATTAAAAGGCGGCGAAAAGAAATCGGTTCTCCTAACGGCTGCCGATATGCGCATAACCAAGTCGGCCTATTTTCATGAGATGTGGTACGGTGATGGTGCGGCCTCTCTTCTGCTGGGGACGGAGAATGTCATTGCCGAATGCCTCGGGAGCTATTCGGTATCTTACGATTTTGTTGATCATTATCGCGGGTCGATGAATAAATACGATTACAACTGGGAAGAGCGGTGGGTTCGTGATGAGGGCTATTCAAAGATCATTCCCGAAGTAGTCACCGGGCTGCTTAAGAAGTGCAACATGTCTCCGGCGGATATCTCGAAGCTGGTATTCCCGTGCTTCTTTAAACGGGAGCACCAGGGTATCGCCAAGGGCATGGGGTTCAAGCGCGAGCAGTTGGTGGATAATATGCACGAAGTATGCGGCGAGACCGGAGCGGCCCACGCGCTCGTGATGTTCATCTCCGCGCTCGAGGAGGCCCAGCCGGGCGACAAGATTCTCGTGGCGAGCTTCGGGCAGGGGTCGGATGCGCTGCTGTTCCAGGTGACGGATAAAATCAAGTCTCTGCCACCGCGCCAGGGCATAAAGGGTTCTCTCGCGAACCGGAAAGAAGTGGATGTTTACCAGAAGTTCCTCCGGTTCCGCGACCTGATGCAGACGGAAATGGGGATTCGGGCGGAAGCGCCCACTCAGACGGCTCTCACCGTTCTCTACAGAAAACGCAAGTTCCTCCTTGGTTTTGTCGGCGGCGAATGCCGCAAATGCGGCACGCGCCAGATCCCGAGCAACGATATCTGCGTCAATCCCGACTGCGGTTCGGTCAAATCTCAAGAGTCGGTCGAATTTGCGGACACGCCGGCTCACATCAAGACGTTCACCGGCGACATGTTATCTGTTTCCGTCGAGCCGCCGAATTGCTACGGAATGGTCCAGTTCGAAGGAGGCGGAAGAATTCTTGCCGACTTCAGCGATTGCGAACTTGGCGACCTGAAGGTCGGAAAAACGGTCAAAATGGCTTTCCGCAAACGGTATCACGACAAGGAACGCGGCTTCCACGGCTACTTCTGGAAGGCTCTTCCGCAAGCGGAAGCATAA
- a CDS encoding hydroxymethylglutaryl-CoA synthase family protein, with amino-acid sequence MVGIVACGTYIPTWRLAREIISREWGFPGAPGEKAVANFDEDSLTMAVAASLDCLNGVDRESIDGAFFASTTAPFLERGASVTMAAAADLRTDIRTSDFSDSLRAGTQALRAAADAVQSGSAGRVLVAAADTRMPPPRSQFEMLFGDAAAAVVVGSENVVAEIQGYYTMYHEISDVWRTDKDEYVKSWEDRFVIEQGFVSAFRQAVSECMKKYKCAPADFAKIVSYAPDYRWHLQIAKLLKIEPSRLQDGLFGAVGLTGCAHPLLMLAGALEEAEPGERILLISYGNGIDIFLLRVTDRIDTMKKRGGFRRALQSKKNVPDYASYAQWRGILSAEAASRRPAASPPSSSALWRERDRILRLHGVKCRSCGTVQYPPQRVCTRCRTKDDFDKVRFSDKKGKLFTYSLDYIAGTMDIPLAVCIVNFEGGGRMLCTMTDREIEEIAVDMPLEMSFRRVATVGGVPNYFWKCIPARIKE; translated from the coding sequence ATGGTTGGAATAGTCGCATGCGGCACTTACATTCCAACGTGGCGGCTGGCGCGGGAGATTATCTCCCGGGAATGGGGATTCCCGGGTGCGCCGGGTGAGAAAGCGGTTGCAAATTTCGATGAAGATAGCCTCACCATGGCAGTTGCCGCGTCACTTGATTGCCTGAATGGAGTAGATCGCGAATCAATTGACGGTGCATTTTTCGCATCAACGACCGCTCCTTTCCTCGAGAGAGGGGCTTCGGTGACGATGGCGGCCGCCGCAGACCTTCGCACCGATATACGAACGAGCGATTTCTCGGATTCGTTGCGGGCCGGAACGCAGGCGCTGCGCGCCGCTGCGGATGCCGTACAGTCGGGAAGCGCAGGCCGTGTTCTTGTTGCTGCCGCCGACACGCGAATGCCGCCTCCGCGCTCGCAGTTTGAGATGCTCTTCGGAGACGCCGCAGCCGCCGTGGTGGTGGGATCTGAGAACGTGGTCGCCGAAATCCAGGGCTATTATACGATGTATCACGAGATCAGCGATGTCTGGAGAACAGACAAAGATGAGTATGTGAAATCCTGGGAGGATCGATTTGTTATCGAGCAAGGATTTGTGAGCGCCTTTCGCCAGGCTGTTTCCGAATGCATGAAAAAGTACAAATGCGCGCCTGCGGATTTTGCCAAAATCGTTTCATACGCGCCCGACTACCGGTGGCATTTGCAGATCGCGAAGCTGCTGAAAATTGAGCCGTCGAGACTGCAGGACGGCCTGTTCGGGGCTGTCGGGCTGACCGGTTGTGCGCATCCGCTGTTGATGCTGGCAGGCGCGCTCGAGGAGGCGGAGCCGGGAGAAAGGATTCTGCTGATCAGTTACGGAAACGGGATTGATATTTTCCTTCTTCGGGTTACCGATCGAATCGATACGATGAAGAAGAGGGGAGGATTCAGGCGAGCCCTGCAGTCGAAGAAGAATGTGCCTGATTATGCCTCATACGCGCAATGGAGGGGAATCCTTTCGGCCGAGGCCGCATCACGTCGTCCCGCGGCATCGCCGCCGTCGTCCTCCGCACTATGGAGGGAGCGTGATCGAATTCTGAGACTGCATGGGGTGAAATGCAGGAGTTGTGGTACGGTGCAGTACCCGCCTCAGCGGGTGTGCACGAGATGCCGCACGAAGGATGATTTCGACAAGGTGCGCTTCTCTGATAAGAAAGGGAAATTATTCACGTACTCGCTGGATTATATCGCGGGCACGATGGATATCCCGCTCGCTGTTTGTATCGTCAACTTCGAGGGCGGCGGTCGGATGCTGTGCACGATGACCGATCGCGAAATCGAAGAGATCGCAGTGGATATGCCGCTTGAAATGTCGTTTCGCAGGGTCGCTACCGTCGGGGGCGTTCCCAACTATTTCTGGAAATGCATTCCTGCCCGGATCAAGGAATGA
- a CDS encoding long-chain-fatty-acid--CoA ligase, producing MNLAELAENKIQEFGEYVNLIFDDREYTNVQLHEQSRRLSAGLRRLGIKPGDMVMVLMPNCPEVLVSYPAIWRAGGIIVPVLFLLESQEIEYIARDCQAVAVITSPEFLYKFQNARLNVSPLRHVILTGTEKHPDSVSFNDLLLEGGDDSIHPADDEDLAVLLYTSGTTGTPKGVMLTHKNLYANALNIKNTAGDSDRGDVSLAVLPLSHSYGLGLLVSGYVSDRTGKTVLLRWFNLEEVFRCIDKYKIANMAGVPTMYIYMLHYPDADKYELSSMKNWLVGAAPMSQATLKQFEEKFGGEMYVAYGLSEASPGVASERDTFPRKPGSVGKPMVGVDVKIVDENDKEVPAHTVGEILCRGGNIMKGYYKMPEQTEEALRGGWLHTGDMGMFDEDGYLYIVERKKDLIIRGGFNIYPKDVEEVLYKHPAVAEAAVVGKSDAYMGEEVLAYVVKAPGAEATAADLIVHCQANLAKYKCPRRIEFLDSMPKNPIGKIQKKELRKLAQTLQ from the coding sequence ATGAATTTAGCGGAATTAGCCGAGAACAAGATTCAGGAATTCGGCGAATACGTAAACCTGATTTTTGACGATCGCGAATATACGAATGTTCAGTTGCACGAACAATCAAGACGGCTTTCGGCCGGGCTGAGACGCCTGGGCATCAAGCCCGGCGACATGGTGATGGTGCTCATGCCAAACTGCCCGGAGGTGCTCGTATCCTATCCTGCAATCTGGCGCGCCGGCGGCATCATCGTTCCCGTGCTATTCCTGCTGGAATCACAAGAGATCGAATATATTGCCCGGGATTGTCAAGCGGTCGCCGTTATCACCTCTCCGGAATTCCTCTATAAGTTCCAAAATGCTCGGCTCAACGTATCCCCGCTGCGCCATGTGATCTTGACCGGCACTGAAAAGCATCCGGACTCCGTTTCTTTCAACGATCTCCTTTTGGAAGGAGGAGATGACAGTATTCATCCCGCCGATGATGAAGATCTTGCCGTCTTGCTTTATACTTCGGGAACGACCGGCACTCCGAAGGGAGTCATGCTCACGCATAAGAACCTTTACGCGAATGCCCTCAACATAAAGAACACGGCCGGCGACAGCGACCGCGGAGATGTCTCCCTGGCAGTCCTTCCCCTCTCTCATTCATACGGGCTGGGACTTCTGGTAAGCGGCTATGTCAGCGATCGGACCGGGAAAACCGTGCTTCTGCGATGGTTTAATCTTGAAGAGGTTTTCCGGTGCATCGACAAATACAAAATAGCAAATATGGCCGGCGTTCCCACGATGTACATTTACATGCTTCATTATCCGGATGCGGATAAGTACGAGCTATCCTCAATGAAAAATTGGCTTGTCGGCGCCGCGCCAATGTCACAGGCGACTCTCAAACAGTTCGAAGAGAAGTTCGGCGGCGAGATGTATGTCGCTTACGGTCTCTCGGAAGCGTCGCCCGGAGTCGCTTCGGAGCGCGATACGTTCCCCCGCAAGCCCGGCTCGGTCGGTAAACCTATGGTGGGCGTCGACGTTAAAATTGTCGACGAAAATGATAAAGAAGTCCCTGCGCACACTGTCGGCGAGATCCTGTGTCGCGGCGGCAATATTATGAAAGGCTACTACAAAATGCCGGAGCAAACGGAGGAGGCTCTGCGCGGCGGCTGGTTGCACACCGGCGACATGGGCATGTTCGACGAGGATGGTTATCTTTATATTGTCGAGCGAAAAAAGGATCTGATCATACGCGGCGGCTTCAATATCTATCCGAAGGACGTCGAGGAAGTGTTATACAAACATCCTGCCGTGGCGGAGGCGGCCGTTGTCGGCAAGAGCGACGCGTATATGGGAGAGGAGGTACTTGCCTACGTAGTGAAGGCGCCCGGAGCCGAGGCCACCGCTGCCGACCTTATCGTTCATTGCCAGGCAAACCTGGCGAAGTACAAATGCCCCAGACGAATTGAGTTTCTCGATTCGATGCCGAAGAACCCCATTGGAAAGATACAAAAAAAGGAACTGCGAAAACTGGCGCAAACCCTGCAATAG
- a CDS encoding acetyl-CoA acetyltransferase produces the protein MATGIKDKVAIIGMGCTRFGERWDVGAEELMVEAFTECVEDAGIEKKDIQAAWLGTCMDEVNVGKSALPLSMALRLDKIPCTRVENFCASGTESLRGAVYAVASGAYDICLAMGVEKLKDTGYGGLPGGGSSSGSLTWLWFPQITAPGSFAQLASAYAAKYKIPDDELKLALAHVSAKSHANGALNPKAHLRKPVTVEQILGAPIIAHPLGLFDCCGVSDGSACAIVTTPKIAKDLGKKDFITVKALQLALSSGEELGFNEWDGDHFVTTEKASRKAYEEAGIKDPRKEISMMEVHDCFSITEFVTMEDLHISPKGGALKDVMDGFYNLDGGGVPCQVDGGLKCFGHPIGASGLRMVYEMYLQLHGRADKRQLKDPKIGLTHNLGGFPFMNVCSIAIVGKYGV, from the coding sequence ATGGCAACCGGAATAAAAGATAAGGTCGCAATAATCGGCATGGGCTGCACGAGGTTCGGCGAACGGTGGGACGTAGGCGCGGAAGAGCTGATGGTCGAAGCGTTCACCGAGTGCGTGGAGGACGCGGGAATCGAGAAGAAGGACATCCAGGCCGCGTGGCTTGGCACGTGTATGGACGAAGTGAATGTCGGCAAAAGCGCCCTGCCGCTTTCGATGGCGCTGCGGCTGGATAAGATCCCATGCACCCGCGTTGAAAACTTCTGTGCGAGCGGGACGGAATCACTGAGGGGAGCCGTTTATGCGGTTGCATCCGGCGCGTATGACATCTGTCTGGCCATGGGAGTCGAAAAGCTGAAGGATACCGGCTACGGCGGGTTGCCCGGCGGCGGCTCGAGTTCAGGAAGTTTGACGTGGCTCTGGTTTCCTCAGATTACCGCACCCGGCTCATTCGCGCAGCTTGCGAGCGCGTACGCCGCGAAATACAAGATTCCGGACGATGAGCTGAAGCTTGCTCTCGCGCACGTGTCTGCAAAGAGTCATGCGAATGGCGCTCTTAACCCCAAAGCGCATCTGCGAAAACCGGTGACGGTCGAGCAGATCCTGGGAGCGCCCATTATCGCGCATCCGCTCGGCCTGTTCGATTGCTGCGGTGTAAGCGATGGCTCGGCCTGCGCCATCGTGACGACTCCAAAGATCGCGAAGGATCTCGGCAAGAAGGATTTTATCACCGTGAAGGCGCTTCAACTCGCTTTGAGCAGCGGCGAGGAACTCGGTTTCAACGAATGGGACGGCGACCACTTCGTTACAACCGAAAAGGCAAGCCGGAAGGCGTATGAGGAAGCCGGAATCAAGGATCCGCGCAAGGAAATCTCGATGATGGAAGTGCATGATTGCTTCTCCATCACCGAGTTTGTCACGATGGAAGACCTCCATATTTCGCCCAAGGGAGGCGCGCTGAAGGACGTGATGGATGGCTTCTATAATCTCGACGGCGGTGGAGTTCCCTGCCAGGTTGACGGCGGGCTGAAGTGCTTCGGTCATCCGATCGGGGCATCAGGCTTGCGAATGGTGTATGAAATGTATCTGCAGCTTCATGGCAGAGCCGATAAGCGCCAGCTCAAGGACCCGAAGATCGGGCTGACACACAATCTGGGCGGCTTCCCGTTCATGAACGTGTGCAGCATAGCAATTGTCGGCAAATACGGCGTGTAA